GTGGTCCTTCCTCGCGTCGCTCCGCAAGCGGGTGCCCGTCGAGGAGCCCGGGTTCACGCTCCTCAAAAAATATCTGCGTTAGCGTTCGCCGCCGCGGCTGCGCTCAATGACAGACGTGCGAACGGTCAGAACATGAGAAAACAAGGCTCCTGGATGGAGAGGAGACATGCGCCCACCAGGGCTTGGGCGCGAAGAGGCAATAAACCCGAAAAAATGAGGGGGCCGCTCCATGAGCAGTGTCTGCACTTGCTCGACGCAAGCAGACCAGAACTCAACAAAGGAGAAGCACGAGATGCGGCCTCAGGGACTGTGTGACATTTCGAAGAAGTTCATGTTCGCGGCGCTGGTGTTCTCTTCCACCGTGACGGTACTTGCTCCGCAGGTCGCGGAGGCGGCTTGTCGAGGCGCGTGGGCCGAGGGAACGTCGTACAGCACGGGCGACGTGGTGAGCTACAGCGGTGCGAACTACACGGCGCTCGTCGGACATACCGCCTGCGTGGGTTGCGGCTGGAATCCCGTGGCGGCCCCGTCGCTGTGGTCGTCGGGCGGTAACTGCGATGGTGGCGGCGGCAACAACGGGGGCGGCGGCAACAACGGTGGTGGCGGCGCCAACCCCGGGGTGGGAGGGGTCCTCAGCGAGGCCATGTTCAACATGATGTTCCCCAACCGCAACCCGTTCTACTCGTTCGACGCGTTCTTCGCCGCGGCGTCGACCTTCCCCGGGTTCGCCACCACGGGTGACGTCGACACCCGCAAGCGCGAGGTCGCGGCGTTCCTGGCCAACATCTCTCACGAGACGGGCGGCCTCGTTTACACGGAGGAGATCAACAAGAGCGTGATGTGCGACACCAGCTGGGGCCCGCCGGGCTGCGGCTGCGCGCCGGGCAAGTGGTACTACGGGCGGGGTCCCATCCAGCTGTCGTGGAACGGCAACTACTGCGCCGCTGGTAATGCGCTCGGGGTTGACCTCAAGAACGACCCGGACCTGGTCGCGCGGGATGCGGTCATCGCCTGGCGGACCGGCCTCTGGTTCTGGATGACGCAGACGGGCGCGGGCTACATGACGGGGCACAACGCCATCGTCAACGGCGCCGGCTTCGGCGAGACCATCCGCACCATCAACGGCGCGCTGGAGTGCAATGGCCGCAACCCCGCCCAGGTGCAGAGCCGCGTGAACAACTACCTGAACTTCACGTCGATGCTCGGCGTGAACCCCGGCGGTAACACCGGCTGCTGAGCCACCCGGTTTCGGCGAGGGCCCCGGGGGAGCAATTCCCCGAGGCCCTCAGACTTCCTCGTCAGGCAAGAGCGCGCGAAGCAGCTCGTCGTTATCAAACCATGAGGCTCGGCGGCGAGCAGCCCCGCCGGACGTTCAGAACGGGATGTCTCCGTCATATTGCTTGAAGCAGTCACGGCAGAAAGGCTTGTTCTTCGTCGCCGGGTAATCATCTCCACAACCGTGGCAGAATTTGTCCTTGAAGTCCGGGTTGGAGTACCGCACCCAAACAGCATAATGCTCCGGGCAATAGGGCTTGCTGGGGTTCAACTCCAACTCCTCGCCACACCGGATGCAGTGACCGGTCGAGCCGAACTCCTCGTCGTCATCCTCGTCTTCAGAGAAGGGAATGTCATCATCCTCCTCTTCGGAAGCCGGCAACGAGA
This window of the Archangium lipolyticum genome carries:
- a CDS encoding glycoside hydrolase family 19 protein gives rise to the protein MRPQGLCDISKKFMFAALVFSSTVTVLAPQVAEAACRGAWAEGTSYSTGDVVSYSGANYTALVGHTACVGCGWNPVAAPSLWSSGGNCDGGGGNNGGGGNNGGGGANPGVGGVLSEAMFNMMFPNRNPFYSFDAFFAAASTFPGFATTGDVDTRKREVAAFLANISHETGGLVYTEEINKSVMCDTSWGPPGCGCAPGKWYYGRGPIQLSWNGNYCAAGNALGVDLKNDPDLVARDAVIAWRTGLWFWMTQTGAGYMTGHNAIVNGAGFGETIRTINGALECNGRNPAQVQSRVNNYLNFTSMLGVNPGGNTGC